The following proteins are encoded in a genomic region of Drosophila willistoni isolate 14030-0811.24 chromosome 3R, UCI_dwil_1.1, whole genome shotgun sequence:
- the LOC111519419 gene encoding uncharacterized protein LOC111519419, with amino-acid sequence MPVKRLAFNKKTSGLTKKTPGLDGIGSHNNKPSEEFDYPLTESISNLIHQQVTSIMMSKDFHRDVAREMKRLDEPQEAVRSCDAEYVRMEDLKRAVNEIISRDSIQKVLDNNAKLFADALLNLKKRLYTVEAKLETLQSRMSDVEQLVHERHNSHIKQVVRTMMKEFAQDTIPPRPSPQRKRQSSEPSKSPARMLFKRPADSEYFRRFDYSEELPIQHEKSIPIKKVKHLKLPEGKFPKICHKISRNAARFSASDSNLGAAARPSIVAPNVSSASLSVSLAPSRMKKQRTQSTSEQKRNETNDFPKKRSSFSNYSNDVGETFPIGLRRTNAATSIKNARAMEYQPHKILQIKAYKSKRT; translated from the coding sequence atgCCTGTAAAACGCCTGGCATTCAATAAGAAGACCTCTGGTCTTACAAAGAAGACACCTGGACTAGACGGAATTGGCAGTCATAACAACAAACCGAGCGAGGAATTCGATTATCCGTTGACCGAATCAATCAGTAATCTTATACATCAACAAGTGACATCAATTATGATGTCCAAGGATTTCCATCGGGACGTTGCTCGCGAAATGAAACGCTTAGATGAACCCCAAGAAGCGGTACGGTCTTGCGATGCTGAGTATGTTCGTATGGAGGACTTAAAAAGGGCCGTAAATGAGATAATATCCCGGGATTCCATTCAGAAAGTCTTGGACAATAATGCCAAGTTATTTGCAGATGCCCTTCTGAATTTAAAGAAACGTTTGTACACGGTCGAAGCTAAACTGGAGACTCTTCAGAGTCGCATGTCGGATGTGGAGCAATTGGTACATGAGCGTCACAACTCTCACATTAAGCAGGTCGTGCGGACTATGATGAAAGAATTTGCTCAAGATACAATTCCTCCTCGCCCATCTCCGCAGAGGAAGAGGCAATCGTCTGAACCGTCCAAATCTCCAGCCAGAATGTTGTTCAAAAGGCCAGCGGATTCCGAATATTTTCGTCGTTTCGACTACAGCGAAGAGTTACCAATTCAACATGAAAAAAGTATTCCCATCAAAAAGGTGAAACATCTCAAATTACCGGAGGGAAAGTTTCCTAAAATTTGTCACAAGATCTCAAGGAATGCTGCACGTTTCTCAGCCAGCGATTCAAACTTGGGTGCAGCTGCTCGCCCATCTATTGTGGCACCGAATGTTTCTTCGGCCTCTTTGTCTGTTTCTCTAGCCCCAAGCCGAATGAAGAAACAACGTACCCAAAGTACATCCGAACAGAAACGGAACGAGACAAATGATTTTCCTAAGAAAAGATCCTCGTTTTCAAATTACTCAAACGATGTCGGTGAAACTTTTCCAATTGGTCTACGACGAACAAATGCAGCTACTTCCATCAAGAATGCACGGGCCATGGAATATCAACCTCATAAAATACTCCAAATCAAAGCTTATAAGAGTAAGCGCACCTGA
- the LOC6651260 gene encoding protein RER1, with amino-acid sequence MMNEDSSSATTSSGGGIKKFFQRLSQIYQSNLDRSTPHTRLRWGFAGFLLLLFVLRIFLYHGWYIVCYALGIYHLNLFIAFLTPKIDPEFDPYSQDDEDEGPNLPTRSNEEFRPFIRRLPEFKFWLSVTKSTLIGLICTFFEFFNVPVFWPILVMYFITLFCITMKRQIKHMIKYKYLPFTRNKPRYQKVVNPAGAAGPNSVGANSK; translated from the exons ATGATGAATGAAGACAGTAGCAGTGCCACGACATCGTCCGGCGGTGGCATCAAAAAGTTCTTTCAACGATTATCACAG ATCTATCAATCCAACCTCGATCGCTCCACGCCACACACTCGCCTGCGTTGGGGCTTTGCGGGATTCCTGCTCCTGCTCTTTGTTTTACGTATTTTCCTGTATCACGGCTGGTATATTGTGTGCTATGCCCTGGGCATATATCATCTGAATTTGTTTATTGCGTTCCTAACGCCGAAAATTGATCCTGAATTCGATCCCTATTCCCAggatgatgaggatgagggCCCAAATTTGCCTACACGTAGCAATGAGGAATTTCGTCCATTTATTCGACGATTGCCCGAATTCAAATTCTGGTTATCGGTGACAAAAAGTACGTTAATTGGCCTGATATGCACATTCTTTGAATTCTTCAATGTGCCCGTATTTTGGCCCATTCTGGTGATGTATTTCATCACATTGTTCTGCATTACGATGAAGCGACAGATTAAGCATATGATTAAGTACAAGTATTTGCCATTTACTCGGAATAAGCCACGCTATCAGAAGGTTGTCAATCCGGCTGGAGCGGCAGGACCCAACTCAGTGGGGGCGAACTCGAAGTGA
- the LOC6650951 gene encoding alpha-N-acetylgalactosaminidase isoform X1: MGNRNLCSLPVSFIISLFCICVNVKGLDNGLVLTPPMGWMPFERYRCMTDCVRFPRDCISERLFRRTADLLVSEGYAKVGYKYLIIDDCWMERQRDTTTDELLPNENRFPSGMNDLSNYIHNRGLKFGLYHDVGYKTCMYQGPGAIDHFELDAKTFASWGVDYIKMDGCYASERDLDKGYPAFGQALNNTKRPMVYSCSWPFYKSKPNYQLIKKHCNLWRFAEDINDSYESIANIMQIYHKQQHLLANHSGPGHWNDPDMLVLGNYFLSYDQSRLQFAIWAVIAAPLIMTNDLETVRPEIKALLQNRDIIAINQDRLGNPGKCILTKHNFQIWARPVEPINDMGIESFAIAFVNHGEFPQCPLCPQTYNVFLNEMNLVNPMGYTVVDLFNVSNDLGLYKPRDTFSTRINPKGVNFYKFTVVNIY; encoded by the exons ATGGGAAACAGAAATCTCTGCTCATTGCCAGTCTCGTTTATAATCAGCCTCTTTTGCATTTGTGTCAATGTTAAGGGACTTGATAATGGACTGGTCTTAACGCCACCAATGGGCTGGATGCCTTTTGAGAGATATCGCTGCATGACGGATTGTGTTAGATTCCCCAGAGACTGCATCAG TGAGAGACTTTTTAGGCGCACAGCAGATCTGTTGGTATCTGAGGGGTATGCGAAAGTTGGTTACAAATATCTCATTATCGACGACTGTTGGATGGAAAGGCAGCGGGATACCACTACAGATGAACTTTTGCCCAACGAAAATCGTTTTCCCAGCGGTATGAATGATCTCTCTAATTAT ATACATAATCGAGGCTTAAAGTTCGGTTTATATCATGATGTGGGCTATAAAACCTGCATGTATCAGGGTCCTGGTGCCATTGATCATTTTGAGCTCGATGCCAAAACCTTTGCCTCATGGGGAGTTGATTATATTAAAATGGATGGATGTTATGCAAGTGAGAGAGATTTAGATAAGGGTTATCCGGCGTTTGGTCAAGCATTGAATAATACCAAACGACCAATGGTCTATTCCTGCAGTTGGCCATTCTACAAGTCGAAA cCCAACTACCAGCTCATCAAGAAACATTGCAATCTTTGGCGTTTCGCTGAAGATATTAATGATTCTTACGAATCTATAGCCAATATTATGCAAATCTATCATAAGCAACAACATCTTTTGGCCAATCATAGTGGTCCCGGGCATTGGAATGATCCAGATATG CTGGTATTGGGTAACTATTTTCTCAGTTATGATCAAAGTCGTTTACAATTCGCCATATGGGCAGTAATAGCAGCGCCATTAATTATGACCAACGATTTGGAGACTGTGCGCCCAGAGATCAAAGCCTTGCTACAGAATCG CGACATTATTGCCATAAATCAGGATAGACTTGGCAACCCTGGCAAGTGTATATTGACCAAACATAATTTCCAG ATATGGGCACGACCAGTGGAACCAATTAATGATATGGGCATAGAATCATTTGCCATAGCCTTTGTCAATCATGGCGAGTTTCCCCAATGTCCGTTATGTCCTCAAACATACAATGTTTTCTTAAATGAGATGAATTTAGTCAATCCAATGGGTTATACAGTTGTG gatttatttaatgtaaGCAATGATTTGGGATTATATAAACCAAGGGATACATTTAGCACAAGGATTAATCCCAAAGGCGTTAACTTTTACAAGTTTACTGTGGTCAACATTTATTAA
- the LOC6650951 gene encoding alpha-N-acetylgalactosaminidase isoform X2, producing MGNRNLCSLPVSFIISLFCICVNVKGLDNGLVLTPPMGWMPFERYRCMTDCVRFPRDCISERLFRRTADLLVSEGYAKVGYKYLIIDDCWMERQRDTTTDELLPNENRFPSGMNDLSNYIHNRGLKFGLYHDVGYKTCMYQGPGAIDHFELDAKTFASWGVDYIKMDGCYASERDLDKGYPAFGQALNNTKRPMVYSCSWPFYKSKPNYQLIKKHCNLWRFAEDINDSYESIANIMQIYHKQQHLLANHSGPGHWNDPDML from the exons ATGGGAAACAGAAATCTCTGCTCATTGCCAGTCTCGTTTATAATCAGCCTCTTTTGCATTTGTGTCAATGTTAAGGGACTTGATAATGGACTGGTCTTAACGCCACCAATGGGCTGGATGCCTTTTGAGAGATATCGCTGCATGACGGATTGTGTTAGATTCCCCAGAGACTGCATCAG TGAGAGACTTTTTAGGCGCACAGCAGATCTGTTGGTATCTGAGGGGTATGCGAAAGTTGGTTACAAATATCTCATTATCGACGACTGTTGGATGGAAAGGCAGCGGGATACCACTACAGATGAACTTTTGCCCAACGAAAATCGTTTTCCCAGCGGTATGAATGATCTCTCTAATTAT ATACATAATCGAGGCTTAAAGTTCGGTTTATATCATGATGTGGGCTATAAAACCTGCATGTATCAGGGTCCTGGTGCCATTGATCATTTTGAGCTCGATGCCAAAACCTTTGCCTCATGGGGAGTTGATTATATTAAAATGGATGGATGTTATGCAAGTGAGAGAGATTTAGATAAGGGTTATCCGGCGTTTGGTCAAGCATTGAATAATACCAAACGACCAATGGTCTATTCCTGCAGTTGGCCATTCTACAAGTCGAAA cCCAACTACCAGCTCATCAAGAAACATTGCAATCTTTGGCGTTTCGCTGAAGATATTAATGATTCTTACGAATCTATAGCCAATATTATGCAAATCTATCATAAGCAACAACATCTTTTGGCCAATCATAGTGGTCCCGGGCATTGGAATGATCCAGATATG TTATGA
- the LOC6650951 gene encoding alpha-galactosidase A isoform X3 gives MIQICYDQSRLQFAIWAVIAAPLIMTNDLETVRPEIKALLQNRDIIAINQDRLGNPGKCILTKHNFQIWARPVEPINDMGIESFAIAFVNHGEFPQCPLCPQTYNVFLNEMNLVNPMGYTVVDLFNVSNDLGLYKPRDTFSTRINPKGVNFYKFTVVNIY, from the exons ATGATCCAGATATG TTATGATCAAAGTCGTTTACAATTCGCCATATGGGCAGTAATAGCAGCGCCATTAATTATGACCAACGATTTGGAGACTGTGCGCCCAGAGATCAAAGCCTTGCTACAGAATCG CGACATTATTGCCATAAATCAGGATAGACTTGGCAACCCTGGCAAGTGTATATTGACCAAACATAATTTCCAG ATATGGGCACGACCAGTGGAACCAATTAATGATATGGGCATAGAATCATTTGCCATAGCCTTTGTCAATCATGGCGAGTTTCCCCAATGTCCGTTATGTCCTCAAACATACAATGTTTTCTTAAATGAGATGAATTTAGTCAATCCAATGGGTTATACAGTTGTG gatttatttaatgtaaGCAATGATTTGGGATTATATAAACCAAGGGATACATTTAGCACAAGGATTAATCCCAAAGGCGTTAACTTTTACAAGTTTACTGTGGTCAACATTTATTAA